Within the Pseudomonas sp. SL4(2022) genome, the region GCATGTAGTCACGGTGCACCAGCACCTTGGGTTGCGCCAGGGCGCTGTCAATCAGCACCTGGCTGGCGCGCTGCCAGAGCGCCAACTGCGCAGCCGTCAACGTCACGCCCAGGTGACGCTGTACATACCACTCAGGAAACAGCTGCAGTTCACGACGCAGCAATGCATCGTCATAGCTGGGCAATGGCGTGTTCATCGACAGCTGCTGGAAAGCCAAAAGTGCCTGCATGGCATCGGCAAACAGCTCATCCGCGTTGCCTTCATTAATCACATCCAGATAGGTCTGCCGCCCCAGATCATTGAGCAGCAAAAAACCTCGCTCGAGATCCGCAGCGAGAATTTGCGGCACATTGAGCTGTGCTTCAGCCAGCAACTGGGCAACCTTGACGAAGGGCCGACAATCTTCCTGCGGCGGTGGCGCATCCATCACAATCAGGCTACGCCCCGCCCCCTGCCAGCGAAAATAGCGGCGAAAACTGGCATCACTGCTAGCCGACGTCAGGGTGGCAGCGGGCACAGCACCCCAGCCCTGCTCGGCAAACAGCCCAGGCAGCTGCTGATCCAGCCAGTTTTCGAGGAGTTTCAGGCGTACATCTTCATCAGGCATTACAAGGTCTCCGACGGCGCTAGCCGTTGCGCGGGTCATGCTTTATTATCCAGCATCTTTTCAAGCCCATCGAGAGGCGTGCGGCCTCAGGGCCAATGGCGCGCAGGAAGCCCGGAAAAAATAAGATGGCAGTAAAATACCCCGCGTTTCGTAAAAAATTCCCTCTACTGGTTACTGGCAGCCTTCTGGCGCTACAGCCTGTAGCCGTCCCTTTTGCCGTCGCTGCCGAGCAGTATGATTGCCAGGTTTCCGCCTCCGGCGGCTGGGCATGCGCCCCGAAAGCCAGCAATGCTGCACTGCCCGCCCGGCCAGTACAACGTGATTCGGTTGCCAGCAGCAAGACCGCTGATGGCAGCACTGCACCTGGCGAGAGCCAAGCAGCGCAAACCACGCTGGTGACCGAAAGCCTTGGTAAAGGCCTGGCCTCACGCAGCACTGATTACAGCCACCTTGACTGGGTGCCGCGTGAAAACCTCACCGCCGCCCAGCTGGCAGAAGCCGGCCCCTATTGCGCCGGTGCGTATGTAGAGCCGATTCGGCCAGGCATGGACGACAAGACGCCAATGGACGAAGCGCCGATGTTCGTATCGGCCAAGGCTTCGCGCTATCAGCAAGAGCAACAGATTGCCACCCTCGCCGGTGATGTCGTCGTACGCCAAGCGGGTATGCAGGTTGAGGCAGACGAAGCCAACCTGCACCAGGCGGAAAACCGTGGTGAGTTGGTCGGCAATGTACGCCTGCGTGATCAGGGCATGCTGGTGGTGGGTGACCGTGCAGAGCTGCAACTGGACAACGGTGAAGCCAAGGTCGACAACGCCGAATACGTCCTGCACAAGAGCCATATTCGCGGCAACGCGCTCTACGCCAAACGTGAAGAAAGCGCGATCATCCGCCTGAAAGACGGCACTTACACCAGCTGCGAACCGGGCAGCAACGCCTGGCACCTGAAGGGCAACAACATCACCCTGAATCCGGCCACCGGTTTTGGCACCGCGACCAACGTGACCCTGCGGGTGAAGAATATTCCGGTGTTCTATACACCGTATATCTACTTCCCGATCGATGATCGTCGTCAGTCCGGTTTCCTGCCGCCCAGCATCGGCAGCTCCAGCGACAACGGCCTGACCCTGCAAACGCCTTACTACTTCAACCTGGCGCCAAACTACGACGCCACGTTGTATCCGACCTACATGAGCGATCGCGGCTTGCTGATGGAAGGCGAATTTCGCTACCTCACCAAGAACAGCGAAGGCCAGTTCGGCGCAGCCTACCTCGACGACAGCAACGACGACCGCAAACTGCAGTCCGAGTACGAAGATCAGCGCTGGATGTACAGCTGGCAGCACAAGACCGGCCTGACCTCGCGTTTGCTGGCTGAGGTCGATTACACCGACATCAGCGACCCGTACTATTTCCA harbors:
- a CDS encoding aminoglycoside phosphotransferase family protein, which encodes MPDEDVRLKLLENWLDQQLPGLFAEQGWGAVPAATLTSASSDASFRRYFRWQGAGRSLIVMDAPPPQEDCRPFVKVAQLLAEAQLNVPQILAADLERGFLLLNDLGRQTYLDVINEGNADELFADAMQALLAFQQLSMNTPLPSYDDALLRRELQLFPEWYVQRHLGVTLTAAQLALWQRASQVLIDSALAQPKVLVHRDYMPRNLMRSEPNPGVLDFQDAVYGPVTYDITCLFKDAFLSWPEVRVRSWLEQYWQQARTVGVPVQPQLDDFLRASDLMGVQRHLKVIGIFARICHRDGKPKYLGDVPRFFAYIEGVLARRPELAELGELLASLPQEPV